The Streptomyces rubrogriseus genomic sequence CACGACCTCGTGGCCGACGGCCGTCGTCGTCTCCTCGGAGCCGTCGAAACCGCCGTAGTGCAGCGTGAGCCCGTGTCCCTCGGCGGCGGCCTCGGTGCTCTGCCGGTGGAAGAAGACGAAGCCGCGGGCGCCCTCGCGCTCGGCGCCGATCTCCGCGGTGCCGCAGCTCCGGCAGCAGGTGAAGTTCTCCCGGGCGGTGACACCGGCCGCGTCCAGGGCCTGGAAGACCCGGGTGAGGCGGTCCGGGTCGGTGGTCTCCTCGCCCCAGGCCGCCTGCTCGGCCAGCCGCTCCCGCCACAGCCGGTCCACCGACCGCCAGGCCTGGGCCCGGGACACCGGCCGCTCCCCGTACTCGCCGCCGACGAGGTGCTCCTGGGCGGCCTGGACGAGCGCCTTGCGGCCGTCGTACCCGCAGCGCAGCCGCTCCCGGATCAGCCGCTCGATCTGCTGCCGGACCTCGTCCGGCAGCTCCGGAACGTCCTCCTGGGGTCCCAGGTCGATCGGCTCCCAGGCGACGCCCGCGTCCCAGCCGGACTCCTGGCGGGCCCAGCCGGTCAGGAGGTCGGCCACGCGGTGGGCGTCGTCGAGGTCGGCCCCGAAGAACGCGTCCGCGGCGGCCCGGTGCTCCAGCCGGTACTCCCCGCCCTCCTTGTGCCACACCTGCGCGAACACGTCGGGGATGTCCGGTATCCGCTGCACCACCAGGAAGTGGTCGCCGGCGTGGCCGATGCGCGACACCAGCTCCCGCAGCTCCGCCGCCCGGATCCGGGTGTGCGACTGCCCGTTCTCCGTCTCGACCCCGATGGCGAGGACACCGTCGATCTCCATGTCCCCACCCTCGCACGCGCCACTGACAACGCGGCCGGGTGGCGGTGGCTCGGGCTCAGACCTGGCCGGCCTTCTCCAGCGCCGTGCAGCAGGTGTCGACGAGCAGGCGGGTCACGACGTACGGGTCGACGTTGGCGTTGGGACGCCGGTCCTCGATGTAGCCCTTGCCGTCCTTCTCGACCTGCCACGGGATGCGCACCGAGGCGCCGCGGTCGGAGACGCCGTAGGAGTACTCGTTCCACGGGGCGGTCTCGTGCAGGCCGGTGAGGCGGTCGTCGATGCCGGCGCCGTAGTTCTTGACGTGGTCCATCGGCTTGGAGCCCTCACCGAGGGACTCGGCGGCCGTGACGATCGCGTCGTAGCCCTCGCGCATCGCCTTGGTGGAGAAGTTGGTGTGCGCGCCCGCGCCGTTCCAGTCGCCCTTGACCGGCTTGGGGTCGAGGGTGGCGGAGACCTCGAAGTCCTCGGCGGTGCGGTAGAGCAGCCAGCGCGCCACCCACAGCTGGTCGGAGACCTCCAGCGGCGCCAGCGGGCCGACCTGGAACTCCCACTGGCCGGGCATGACCTCGGCGTTGATGCCGGAGATGCCGAGTCCGGCCTTCAGGCAGTTCTCCAGGTGCGCCTCGACGACGTCGCGGCCGAAGATCTCGTCCGAGCCGACGCCGCAGTAGTAGCCGCCCTGCGCGGCCGGGAAGCCGCCCTCGGGGAAGCCGAGCGGGCGGGCACCCTTGAAGAAGGTGTACTCCTGCTCGATGCCGAAGATCGGCTCCTGCGCGGCGAAGCGCTCGGACAGCTCGGCCAGCGGGGCACGGGTGTTGCTCGGGTGCGGCGTCATGTCCGTGTCCAGGACCTCGCACAGCACCAGGATGTCCTCGCCGCCGCGGATCGGGTCGGGGCAGGAGAAGACCGGCCGGAGCACGCAGTCCGAGGAGCTGCCCTCGGCCTGGTTGGTGGAGGAGCCGTCGAAGCCCCAGATCGGCAGGGCGTCCAGGCCGGCGGGGGCGTCCGTGATGATCTTCGTCTTGGAACGGAGCTTGGCCGTCGGCTCGGTGCCGTCGATCCAGATGTACTCGGCCTTGAAGGTCACGGGGCCACATCCTTCGGGGTGGGTCTCGGCGCACGTGCGGGTGCGGCGGCGCGGGGGCGGCAGGGGTGCCGCGTCTACTGCCGTGCAGCGTGCCAACGGGCGATTTCCCGGCCGTTGCCCGTATGTGAACCCCGTGTTACCCGGGCTCGTTGTGGCGCGGCTCACCCCCGTCGTCCGCGGCGGCCTCCCGTACGCCGGTCAGGAAGCCCCGGATCGCCGCCAGTTCCCGCTCGTCGTAGCCGCGCAGCAGCTCCACCGCCCGCCCGATCAGCGGGCCGAAGTGGGACCAGCCCAGCGCCACGGCCCGTTCGTCCACCTCGACGGTGACCCTGCGCCGGTCGCGTTCGTCGCGCACCCGGCGCACGTGACCGGCCCGCTCCAGCCGGTCGACCAGCGCCGTCGTGCCCGCGGAGTTCAGCCCGAGGGCGGCGCCCAGGTGTCCGGCGGTCGTCGCCCCGCCCGCCCGTGCCGCGTCCATGAGCGCGATGAGGGCGCGGACGTCGGTGGGGTGCATGCCGTTGCGCTGCGCGAACCGCGCGCTGTGCGCGCCCAGTTCGACGGTGACCGCGCGCAGGAGATGGACGATCTCCAGCTCCGGTTCCGGGTCGGACATGCGGGTGCTCCGTTCGGTCTCTTCCGGCTCTGCCATCTCTGCCATCTCTGCCGTTTCTTCCGACTCTTCCGGCGCTGCGACGATCGCCTCGCTCGACAAGTATCTCGTTCAGCGAGGTAATATCGGGGAAACCAGGAACAGGGAGCAAGCGAAACAGGGGGCACCGCTCATGAGCGCTCGCGGTCCGTACGACGCCGGCCGTTTCCACGACGCCTACGACAAGGTCATGGCCAAGTGGCCCACGGGGACCGAGTCGGTGACCGTACCCACCCCCTTCGGCGAGACGCACGTCCACCTGACCGGCCCGGCCGACGGTCGCCCCCTCGTGCTGCTGCCGGGCGGCGGTGCGGCGACCTCCGCGTCCTGGTACGCCCAGGCCGCCGAGCTGTCCCGCACCCACCGCGTCCACGCCGTCGACCTGATCGGCGCGCCGGGCCGCAGCACACCGGCCGGCGACCGCCACCCCCGTACGGTCGCCGACCTGGCCGGCTGGCTGGACGCGCTCCTCGACGGCCTCGGCATCGCGGAGACGGACCTCGGCGGGCACTCCTACGGCGCCTGGATCGCCCTGCACCACACCCTGCACGCGCCCGGCCGGGTACGCCGCCTGTTCC encodes the following:
- a CDS encoding DUF6891 domain-containing protein; translation: MEIDGVLAIGVETENGQSHTRIRAAELRELVSRIGHAGDHFLVVQRIPDIPDVFAQVWHKEGGEYRLEHRAAADAFFGADLDDAHRVADLLTGWARQESGWDAGVAWEPIDLGPQEDVPELPDEVRQQIERLIRERLRCGYDGRKALVQAAQEHLVGGEYGERPVSRAQAWRSVDRLWRERLAEQAAWGEETTDPDRLTRVFQALDAAGVTARENFTCCRSCGTAEIGAEREGARGFVFFHRQSTEAAAEGHGLTLHYGGFDGSEETTTAVGHEVVAAFAESGLSTEWNGDPGRAIAVAPLDWRKRLEG
- the glnII gene encoding glutamine synthetase, with amino-acid sequence MTFKAEYIWIDGTEPTAKLRSKTKIITDAPAGLDALPIWGFDGSSTNQAEGSSSDCVLRPVFSCPDPIRGGEDILVLCEVLDTDMTPHPSNTRAPLAELSERFAAQEPIFGIEQEYTFFKGARPLGFPEGGFPAAQGGYYCGVGSDEIFGRDVVEAHLENCLKAGLGISGINAEVMPGQWEFQVGPLAPLEVSDQLWVARWLLYRTAEDFEVSATLDPKPVKGDWNGAGAHTNFSTKAMREGYDAIVTAAESLGEGSKPMDHVKNYGAGIDDRLTGLHETAPWNEYSYGVSDRGASVRIPWQVEKDGKGYIEDRRPNANVDPYVVTRLLVDTCCTALEKAGQV
- a CDS encoding MarR family transcriptional regulator, whose protein sequence is MSDPEPELEIVHLLRAVTVELGAHSARFAQRNGMHPTDVRALIALMDAARAGGATTAGHLGAALGLNSAGTTALVDRLERAGHVRRVRDERDRRRVTVEVDERAVALGWSHFGPLIGRAVELLRGYDERELAAIRGFLTGVREAAADDGGEPRHNEPG
- a CDS encoding alpha/beta fold hydrolase — protein: MSARGPYDAGRFHDAYDKVMAKWPTGTESVTVPTPFGETHVHLTGPADGRPLVLLPGGGAATSASWYAQAAELSRTHRVHAVDLIGAPGRSTPAGDRHPRTVADLAGWLDALLDGLGIAETDLGGHSYGAWIALHHTLHAPGRVRRLFLLDPTQCFAGFKAAYLLRALPMLLRPTPRRVRAFLEWETGATPLDADWLALQEAAVGFPERRPVTGPRPAPEALRALDVPVLLLLAGNSRTHDAAEVAARARTLLPHVETEVLPDVSHHALPQSAPPGLGRRLGDFLTAPVG